A part of Streptomyces sp. DSM 40750 genomic DNA contains:
- a CDS encoding roadblock/LC7 domain-containing protein, giving the protein MTRPIPATHSQLDQLLTGLVDRVAEVDHAVVLSEDGLVVSKSTAFLRDDAERLAATASGLMSLSKGVSMDFRGGPVRQLLIEMGNAFLILTNAGPGANLAVLTRQGADVGVVAYQMNMLVKKIGEHLSAAPRAGVVAADSGE; this is encoded by the coding sequence ATGACACGCCCCATCCCCGCCACGCACAGCCAGCTCGACCAGCTGCTCACCGGACTGGTGGACCGGGTCGCCGAGGTCGACCACGCCGTCGTGCTCTCCGAGGACGGACTGGTCGTCAGCAAGTCCACCGCGTTCCTGCGCGACGACGCCGAGCGGCTCGCGGCGACCGCGTCGGGCCTGATGAGCCTCAGCAAGGGCGTCAGCATGGACTTCCGCGGCGGCCCCGTCCGCCAGCTGCTCATCGAGATGGGCAACGCCTTCCTGATCCTCACCAACGCCGGACCCGGCGCCAACCTCGCCGTGCTCACCCGGCAGGGCGCGGACGTCGGCGTGGTGGCGTACCAGATGAACATGCTGGTGAAGAAGATCGGCGAGCACCTCAGCGCGGCACCACGCGCCGGTGTCGTCGCGGCCGACAGCGGCGAGTGA
- a CDS encoding LacI family DNA-binding transcriptional regulator, whose protein sequence is MTVNENGRRSSPAPRGARRRRSNLAGGERPSTIRDVAAQAGVSVATVSRTLAGNYPVSAETRARVLAAVDSLHYVVNVHAKALSGRVAGPIALVIRDITGPSLAHVAAGVEQEAADRGRLSLVCATHDDSAREDDLVQLMREQHAGAVVLVGGAVQDEAYQRRMADYATALDAAGSRLVLVGRPPLAGDLPVTVVQYDNRGGAFQATDHLLTAGHRRVLFLGGAPGLSTSEQRRDGFLHALRAHGVAHVEELDIPGAYTRLSGYQRTREALAAGLEFTAVFAGTDVVATGALAALREAGLDVPGDISLVGFDDVPFAADLSPALTTVRVPYEDLGRTAVRLALEREERLGGDDHVVLSTQLVIRQSVRALL, encoded by the coding sequence GTGACGGTCAATGAGAACGGTCGCCGGAGCAGCCCCGCACCCCGTGGGGCCAGGCGTCGACGGAGCAACCTCGCGGGCGGCGAGCGGCCCAGTACGATTCGGGATGTCGCCGCCCAGGCCGGGGTGTCCGTAGCAACCGTTTCCCGCACACTGGCCGGCAACTACCCCGTCTCCGCCGAGACCAGGGCCAGGGTCCTGGCGGCCGTCGACTCACTGCACTACGTGGTGAACGTGCACGCCAAAGCGCTCTCCGGCCGGGTCGCGGGCCCCATCGCCCTGGTCATCAGGGACATCACCGGCCCCTCGCTCGCCCATGTCGCGGCGGGCGTCGAGCAGGAGGCGGCCGACCGGGGGCGGCTGAGCCTCGTCTGCGCCACCCATGACGACTCCGCCCGCGAGGACGACCTGGTGCAACTGATGCGCGAGCAGCACGCGGGCGCGGTGGTCCTCGTCGGCGGGGCGGTGCAGGACGAGGCGTACCAGCGGCGCATGGCCGACTACGCCACGGCGCTCGACGCGGCGGGCTCCCGCCTGGTGCTGGTGGGCCGTCCGCCGCTCGCCGGCGATCTGCCGGTCACCGTGGTGCAGTACGACAACCGGGGTGGCGCCTTCCAGGCCACCGACCATCTGCTCACGGCCGGACACCGGCGCGTCCTCTTCCTGGGGGGTGCCCCCGGACTCAGCACGAGCGAACAGCGCCGGGACGGCTTCCTGCACGCCCTGCGGGCGCACGGCGTGGCGCACGTGGAGGAGCTCGACATCCCCGGCGCGTACACCCGCCTCTCGGGCTATCAGCGCACCAGGGAGGCGCTGGCGGCCGGTCTGGAGTTCACGGCGGTCTTCGCGGGCACCGACGTGGTGGCCACCGGGGCGCTGGCCGCACTGCGCGAGGCCGGTCTCGACGTGCCGGGCGACATCTCCCTCGTCGGGTTCGACGACGTGCCGTTCGCCGCCGACCTCTCCCCCGCGCTGACCACGGTGCGGGTGCCGTACGAGGATCTGGGGCGTACGGCCGTCCGGTTGGCGCTGGAGCGCGAGGAGCGCCTGGGGGGCGACGACCACGTGGTGCTGAGCACGCAACTGGTGATCCGCCAGTCGGTACGCGCGCTTCTGTGA
- a CDS encoding DUF742 domain-containing protein, with product MNGGDAAGRLVRPFTLTGGRTRPARGDFTLITMVAAVDPQPAGGTRPQPEHARILKLCAKPIVVAELASKLDLPVSVVAIMLCDLLEAGRISVRQPRLISRAPDLDLLKKVRDGLGRL from the coding sequence GTGAACGGAGGCGACGCGGCGGGCCGGCTGGTTCGCCCGTTCACCCTGACGGGCGGCCGGACCCGGCCCGCCCGTGGCGACTTCACCCTGATCACCATGGTGGCGGCGGTGGATCCACAGCCGGCCGGGGGCACCCGCCCGCAGCCGGAGCACGCGCGGATCCTCAAACTGTGCGCGAAGCCGATCGTGGTCGCGGAGCTGGCCAGCAAGCTCGACCTCCCGGTGAGCGTGGTCGCCATCATGCTCTGCGACCTTCTGGAGGCGGGCCGGATCAGCGTCCGCCAGCCACGGCTGATCTCCCGCGCCCCCGACCTGGACCTGCTGAAGAAAGTGAGGGACGGCCTTGGCCGGCTCTGA
- a CDS encoding substrate-binding domain-containing protein, with protein MNRPPASHRIFTAGRATALTAAVFLTVAGCSVFGGTDSDSDTGTSGASGGTKVALITHSAEGDAFWDLVRRGAEVAAAKDGIALTYASDPDAAGQAQLVRKAIADKVDGIAVTLAKPQAMRGVVAEARAAGIPVVALNSGIDAWQAQGLLGFFGQDESVAGQALGNELDARDAEHAVCVIHERGNIAVEARCAGVRKTFGGQTENLYVDGTDMDAVTNAIAAKLRQDPTVDEVVTLGAQFALAAVDAVDDAGSGAGVATFDLNKDLVKAVKSGDIQFAVDQQPYLQGYLAVDGLWLYKTNGNISGGGVEPVLTGPAFVTKKNIAGIEKFAANGTR; from the coding sequence ATGAACCGACCCCCCGCATCCCACAGGATCTTCACGGCCGGTCGTGCCACGGCGCTCACCGCCGCCGTCTTCCTGACCGTCGCCGGCTGCTCGGTGTTCGGCGGAACGGACTCCGATTCGGACACGGGCACGTCGGGCGCCTCGGGCGGGACGAAGGTCGCGCTGATCACGCACAGCGCCGAGGGGGACGCCTTCTGGGACCTGGTCCGCAGGGGCGCGGAGGTCGCGGCGGCCAAGGACGGCATCGCGCTGACGTACGCCAGCGACCCCGACGCCGCCGGGCAGGCCCAGTTGGTGCGGAAAGCGATCGCCGACAAGGTCGACGGCATCGCGGTGACCCTGGCCAAGCCGCAGGCGATGCGGGGCGTGGTCGCGGAGGCCCGCGCCGCGGGCATACCCGTGGTGGCCCTCAACTCCGGCATCGACGCCTGGCAGGCGCAGGGCCTGCTGGGCTTCTTCGGCCAGGACGAGAGCGTCGCCGGCCAGGCGCTCGGCAACGAACTGGACGCCCGCGACGCCGAGCACGCCGTGTGCGTCATCCACGAGCGCGGCAACATCGCCGTCGAGGCCCGCTGTGCCGGCGTGCGGAAGACCTTCGGCGGCCAGACCGAGAACCTCTATGTGGACGGCACCGACATGGACGCGGTGACCAACGCGATCGCCGCCAAGCTCCGCCAGGACCCGACCGTCGACGAGGTCGTCACGCTCGGGGCGCAGTTCGCGCTCGCCGCCGTGGACGCCGTCGACGACGCGGGCAGTGGGGCCGGGGTCGCCACCTTCGACCTCAACAAGGACCTGGTCAAGGCGGTGAAGAGCGGCGACATCCAGTTCGCGGTGGACCAGCAGCCGTACCTCCAGGGCTATCTCGCGGTCGACGGGCTCTGGCTCTACAAGACCAACGGCAACATCAGCGGCGGCGGGGTGGAGCCCGTGCTCACCGGCCCGGCGTTCGTGACCAAGAAGAACATCGCCGGAATCGAGAAGTTCGCCGCGAACGGGACCCGTTGA
- a CDS encoding GTP-binding protein, producing MAGSDPTPQGISAPDTVKILIAGGFGVGKTTMVGSVSEIVPLRTEEPLTTAGLGVDDLDGIPEKHATTVALDFGRISIGQDLVLYLFGTPGQQRFWFMWNDLAIGALGAVVLVDVRRPESSFAAIDFFERRKIPFVIGVNGFHGEHPYEPDVIRESLALPENTPVLLFDARERTSCRDVLIALLDQLIAASAH from the coding sequence TTGGCCGGCTCTGACCCCACCCCACAGGGCATTTCGGCTCCCGACACGGTGAAGATCCTCATCGCCGGCGGATTCGGTGTCGGCAAGACGACCATGGTCGGGTCGGTCAGCGAGATCGTCCCGCTGCGCACCGAGGAACCCCTCACCACCGCCGGGCTCGGCGTCGACGACCTGGACGGCATCCCGGAGAAGCACGCCACCACGGTGGCCCTCGACTTCGGCCGGATCAGCATCGGCCAGGACCTCGTGCTGTATCTGTTCGGCACGCCCGGGCAGCAGCGGTTCTGGTTCATGTGGAACGACCTCGCGATCGGCGCCCTCGGCGCCGTCGTCCTCGTCGACGTGCGCCGGCCCGAGTCCAGTTTCGCCGCCATCGACTTCTTCGAACGCCGCAAGATCCCGTTCGTCATCGGCGTCAACGGCTTCCACGGGGAACACCCGTACGAACCGGATGTGATCCGCGAGTCCCTGGCCCTGCCGGAGAACACCCCCGTCCTGCTCTTCGACGCCCGCGAACGCACCTCCTGCCGTGACGTCCTGATCGCCCTGCTGGACCAGCTGATCGCGGCCTCGGCCCACTGA
- a CDS encoding TetR/AcrR family transcriptional regulator has protein sequence MARLPSAERRRQLTEAAIRAMTRDGVPRTTTRSISAEAGVSLSVFHYCFHSKQELLESVITTITGHYVTLVREAIRPRETLRETVRAGFQAYWDHVSAHPGEHMLTYELTQYALREPGFEHLARRQYEMYCDTYADLIEQLRQSMRFELTVPVPVLARYLAAMTDGLTLNFLVLGDDATWTDILDTITDHVAGLVREEVTTPNP, from the coding sequence ATGGCACGCTTGCCGTCGGCCGAGAGGCGCAGACAGCTCACCGAAGCGGCGATCCGCGCGATGACCCGGGACGGCGTCCCCAGGACGACGACCCGGTCCATCTCGGCCGAGGCAGGCGTGTCACTGAGCGTCTTCCACTACTGCTTCCACTCGAAGCAGGAGCTGCTCGAGTCCGTCATCACCACCATCACCGGGCACTACGTGACGCTGGTACGGGAGGCGATCCGGCCCCGGGAGACACTCAGGGAGACCGTCCGGGCCGGTTTCCAGGCGTACTGGGACCATGTGTCCGCCCACCCGGGCGAGCACATGCTCACCTATGAACTGACCCAGTACGCCCTCAGAGAGCCCGGGTTCGAGCATCTGGCGCGTCGGCAGTACGAGATGTACTGCGACACTTACGCCGACCTGATCGAGCAACTGCGGCAGTCCATGCGGTTCGAACTGACCGTGCCCGTCCCCGTCCTGGCCCGCTACCTGGCCGCCATGACAGACGGCCTCACCCTGAACTTCCTGGTCCTGGGCGACGACGCGACCTGGACGGACATCCTCGACACGATCACCGACCACGTGGCCGGCCTCGTACGGGAGGAAGTCACCACGCCCAACCCCTAG
- a CDS encoding galactose-binding domain-containing protein, producing the protein MTRTPRAHRSRRPLMVLALFLTAMGMLLSPSSSSAATGDWWLPTSRPSPDSQINVTGEPFKGTDSAGDVRGFVDAHNHLFSNEAFGGRLICGKVFSTSGIADALKDCPEHYPDGSLALFDYITHGGDGKHDPVGYPTFKDWPAYDSMTHQANYYAWIERAWRGGQRVLVNDLVTNGMICSVYPFKDRSCDEMTSIRLQAKLTYALQDYIDAQYGGTGKGWFRIVTDSAQARDVIAQGKLAVVLGVETSEPFGCKQILDVAQCSKADIDKGLDELYDLGVRSMFLCHKFDNALCGVRFDEHGLGTAINVGQFLSTGTFWQTEKCTGPQKDNPIGEASTEAEEDLPEGTEVPDYDADAQCNVRGLTDLGEYAVHGMMKRKMMLEIDHMSVKATGAVLDIFEAESYPGVLSSHSWMDLNWTERVYSLGGFVAQYMHGSKEFSEEARRTDALRTKYDVGYGFGTDFNGIGDHPAPRGADTSNPVTYPFKSADGGSTIDKQTTGSRTWNYNTDGAAHVGMVPDWIEDIRLVGGQGVVDDLFRGAESYLGTWGSSENHQAGVNLAKGAAATASSSESNPVTSYQPGRAVDGDSGTRWASDWSDSQWLKLDLGSSRTIKKVTLDWERAYGRAYQVDVSTDGSTWKTVWSTTAGDGGLDTAKFSGVTARYVRILGTDRGTDWGYSLYEVGVYSS; encoded by the coding sequence ATGACCAGGACTCCACGCGCCCACCGCAGCCGCAGGCCCCTCATGGTGCTGGCGCTGTTCCTCACCGCGATGGGCATGCTGCTCAGCCCGTCGTCCAGTTCGGCCGCCACCGGCGACTGGTGGCTGCCCACCTCCCGGCCGTCGCCCGACTCCCAGATCAACGTCACGGGCGAGCCGTTCAAGGGCACCGACTCGGCGGGCGACGTGCGCGGGTTCGTCGACGCGCACAACCACCTGTTCTCCAACGAGGCGTTCGGCGGCCGGCTCATCTGCGGCAAGGTGTTCTCGACGTCGGGCATCGCCGACGCGCTGAAGGACTGCCCCGAGCACTACCCCGACGGCAGCCTCGCGCTCTTCGACTACATCACCCACGGCGGCGACGGCAAGCACGACCCGGTCGGCTACCCGACGTTCAAGGACTGGCCGGCGTACGACTCGATGACCCACCAGGCCAACTACTACGCCTGGATCGAGCGCGCCTGGCGCGGCGGCCAGCGTGTGCTGGTCAACGACCTGGTCACCAACGGCATGATCTGCTCGGTCTACCCGTTCAAGGACCGCAGCTGCGACGAGATGACCTCGATCCGGCTCCAGGCGAAGCTGACGTACGCCCTGCAGGACTACATCGACGCGCAGTACGGCGGCACCGGCAAGGGCTGGTTCCGGATCGTCACCGACAGCGCGCAGGCCCGCGACGTCATCGCACAGGGCAAGCTCGCCGTCGTCCTGGGCGTGGAGACCTCCGAGCCGTTCGGCTGCAAGCAGATCCTCGACGTCGCGCAGTGCAGCAAGGCGGACATCGACAAGGGTCTCGACGAGCTGTACGACCTGGGTGTGCGCAGCATGTTCCTGTGCCACAAGTTCGACAACGCGCTGTGCGGTGTCCGCTTCGACGAGCACGGTCTCGGTACGGCCATCAACGTCGGCCAGTTCCTGTCGACCGGCACCTTCTGGCAGACCGAGAAGTGCACCGGCCCACAGAAGGACAACCCGATCGGTGAGGCGTCGACGGAGGCCGAGGAGGACCTGCCGGAGGGCACCGAGGTGCCGGACTACGACGCGGACGCGCAGTGCAACGTGCGCGGGCTGACCGATCTCGGCGAGTACGCCGTGCACGGCATGATGAAGCGCAAGATGATGCTCGAGATCGACCACATGAGCGTCAAGGCCACCGGCGCCGTCCTCGACATCTTCGAGGCCGAGTCCTACCCGGGCGTGCTGTCCTCGCACAGCTGGATGGACCTGAACTGGACCGAGCGGGTCTACTCCCTCGGCGGTTTCGTCGCCCAGTACATGCACGGCTCCAAGGAGTTCAGCGAGGAGGCCAGGCGCACGGACGCGCTGCGGACGAAGTACGACGTGGGCTACGGCTTCGGCACCGACTTCAACGGCATCGGCGACCACCCCGCCCCGCGCGGCGCGGACACCTCGAACCCCGTGACGTACCCCTTCAAGAGCGCCGACGGCGGCTCCACCATCGACAAGCAGACCACCGGCTCGCGGACCTGGAACTACAACACCGACGGCGCCGCCCATGTCGGCATGGTCCCGGACTGGATCGAGGACATCCGGCTCGTCGGCGGCCAGGGCGTCGTGGACGACCTCTTCCGGGGCGCCGAGTCCTACCTCGGCACCTGGGGCTCCTCCGAGAACCACCAGGCGGGCGTGAACCTCGCCAAGGGCGCGGCGGCGACGGCCAGTTCGTCCGAGTCGAACCCCGTCACCAGCTACCAGCCCGGCCGGGCGGTGGACGGCGACAGCGGCACCCGGTGGGCGAGCGACTGGAGCGACAGCCAGTGGCTGAAGCTGGACCTCGGCTCCTCCCGCACGATCAAGAAGGTCACCCTGGACTGGGAGCGCGCCTACGGCAGGGCGTACCAGGTCGATGTCTCCACCGACGGATCGACCTGGAAGACCGTGTGGTCCACGACCGCGGGTGACGGCGGACTGGACACGGCCAAGTTCTCCGGTGTCACGGCCAGATATGTTCGGATACTGGGGACGGACCGCGGCACGGACTGGGGTTACTCCCTCTACGAGGTCGGCGTCTACAGCAGCTGA
- a CDS encoding HGxxPAAW family protein, whose protein sequence is MSLYDEGHTVAGWTGTAIGAVGSTALGLGVCGWTPGFGLGIAVSALALLVTWGLHLAGWGKPPGPRPRDQWSLRVLDRSARGGHPDCLGCRLAGRGRTPTPLPAVPGPAVPGPAVPEPATSPESASATGTATATATATATVSAGDPST, encoded by the coding sequence ATGAGTCTTTACGACGAGGGTCACACCGTCGCCGGCTGGACCGGCACCGCCATCGGCGCGGTCGGGTCCACGGCACTCGGCCTGGGCGTCTGCGGCTGGACACCGGGGTTCGGGCTGGGCATCGCCGTCTCGGCCCTCGCGCTTCTGGTCACCTGGGGCCTCCACCTCGCCGGCTGGGGCAAGCCGCCGGGCCCTCGGCCCCGGGACCAGTGGAGTCTCCGGGTCCTCGACCGCTCCGCACGCGGCGGCCACCCGGACTGCCTCGGCTGCCGCCTGGCCGGCCGCGGCCGCACCCCGACCCCGCTCCCGGCCGTACCGGGGCCCGCCGTACCGGGGCCCGCCGTACCGGAGCCCGCCACCAGTCCCGAAAGTGCCAGCGCCACCGGCACCGCCACCGCCACCGCCACCGCCACCGCCACGGTCTCGGCGGGCGACCCGTCGACCTGA
- a CDS encoding sensor histidine kinase, with protein sequence MPPRTGARRRLGSIRLSLILLALIPSVTLAATWAVTTAQMFSEGLRLRAQTGLSKSTGAMGTEATLALQRERALSAAYMAAPGSNMAALEEQRKQTDASVAKLAARAGAIGDAPDRIGERLYSVMAGSGSLEYYRDQVDNPTDITPEQALDQYTEIIDGQIHAFQALSQVDDGDLTSQAGPLVTLEQAAELVSQEDAILTLNWPEGQLDEATRDRFAQVVNARRWLVDNQLVPSLEGEVKTHVERIVQGKDWQALQAAEDQILSAHTTGTGNSRKTELPDVQARWDAAMAKLSVQYEQLIREQTRGLLERSGEEAHGLLIKAGSLSAGGLAALLVCVVMSWRITRSLSRRLTGLRTATLSLAEERLPDVVARLDRGEKVDVDAAAAPLDYGTDELGQVAKAFNAAQRTAVHTAVELADTRRGFQRVILGIARQSQNLVNLQLAKLDKLERQHQDPEILKGLYELDSTASQLRRYEENLVIISGERPGRSWTEPVALIDILRSAVGEVAEYQRVEVHADDDVWIAPPAVADVIHLLAELIDNATSYSPAPSPVSVRATIVAKGLAIEVEDRGLGMSEEDYAAFNSQLAVPPQFDVVALADDLRLGMFVVARLATRHGIAVTLRASPYGGTTAIVLIPHEIVVREAPAPAEDGTEATEPPVRTSLVAARVAAATAEPEAEPVRQDTGRTPEERPVASGRTADAAKGGNGTRPTAAGKPLAAKKGGLMPLPRRIPQTSLAAELKEEAGPCPDGDADDFTAERAASSLAGFQRGTLQARDDDAEPEYASGEESTSEDPGDRVPASGT encoded by the coding sequence ATGCCCCCACGGACCGGCGCCCGGCGCCGTCTCGGCTCCATACGTCTCTCGCTGATCCTCCTGGCTCTGATCCCCAGCGTCACGCTCGCCGCCACCTGGGCCGTGACGACGGCCCAGATGTTCTCGGAGGGGCTGCGGCTGCGGGCGCAGACCGGCCTGAGCAAGTCCACCGGCGCCATGGGAACCGAGGCGACCCTCGCCCTGCAGCGTGAGCGTGCCCTGTCGGCCGCCTACATGGCGGCCCCCGGCAGCAACATGGCGGCCCTGGAGGAGCAGCGCAAGCAGACCGACGCGTCGGTCGCGAAGCTCGCCGCACGTGCGGGCGCCATCGGGGACGCCCCCGACCGCATCGGTGAGCGGCTGTACTCGGTGATGGCCGGCTCCGGCAGTCTGGAGTACTACCGGGACCAGGTGGACAACCCCACCGACATCACCCCCGAGCAGGCCCTGGACCAGTACACGGAGATCATCGACGGCCAGATCCACGCCTTCCAGGCGCTCTCCCAGGTCGACGACGGCGACCTCACCTCGCAGGCCGGCCCGCTCGTCACCCTCGAACAGGCCGCCGAACTGGTCTCCCAGGAGGACGCGATCCTCACCCTCAACTGGCCCGAGGGACAGCTCGACGAGGCGACCCGGGACCGCTTCGCCCAGGTGGTCAACGCCCGGCGCTGGCTCGTCGACAACCAGCTCGTCCCCTCGCTGGAGGGCGAGGTGAAGACCCATGTCGAGCGGATCGTCCAGGGCAAGGACTGGCAGGCGCTGCAGGCCGCGGAGGACCAGATCCTCTCGGCCCACACCACGGGCACCGGGAACTCCCGGAAGACCGAACTGCCGGACGTCCAGGCGCGCTGGGACGCCGCGATGGCGAAGCTGTCGGTCCAGTACGAGCAACTGATCCGGGAGCAGACCCGGGGCCTGCTGGAGCGCAGTGGTGAGGAGGCGCACGGGCTGCTGATCAAGGCTGGCTCACTGAGCGCCGGCGGCCTCGCCGCGCTCCTGGTCTGCGTCGTGATGTCCTGGCGCATCACCCGCTCCCTGTCCCGTCGGCTCACCGGCCTCAGGACGGCCACCTTGAGCCTCGCCGAGGAGCGGCTGCCCGACGTCGTGGCCCGCCTCGACCGGGGCGAGAAGGTCGACGTGGACGCCGCGGCGGCCCCGCTGGACTACGGCACCGACGAACTCGGCCAGGTCGCCAAGGCGTTCAACGCCGCCCAGCGCACCGCCGTGCACACCGCCGTCGAGCTCGCCGACACCCGGCGCGGCTTCCAGCGGGTCATCCTCGGCATCGCCCGGCAGAGCCAGAACCTGGTCAACCTCCAGCTCGCCAAGCTCGACAAGCTGGAGCGCCAGCACCAGGACCCGGAGATCCTCAAGGGCCTGTACGAGCTGGACTCCACCGCCAGCCAGCTGCGTCGCTACGAGGAGAACCTGGTCATCATCAGCGGCGAGCGGCCCGGCCGCAGCTGGACCGAACCGGTCGCGCTGATCGACATCCTGCGCAGCGCCGTCGGCGAGGTCGCCGAGTACCAGCGGGTCGAGGTGCACGCCGACGACGACGTGTGGATCGCCCCGCCGGCCGTGGCCGACGTGATCCACCTCCTCGCCGAGCTCATCGACAACGCGACCTCCTACTCGCCGGCGCCGAGCCCGGTGAGCGTCCGGGCCACGATCGTCGCCAAGGGCCTCGCCATCGAGGTCGAGGACCGCGGGCTCGGTATGTCGGAGGAGGACTATGCCGCGTTCAACTCCCAGCTGGCGGTGCCCCCGCAGTTCGACGTGGTGGCGCTCGCCGACGACCTCCGGCTCGGCATGTTCGTCGTCGCCCGCCTCGCCACCCGGCACGGCATCGCCGTCACCCTGCGCGCCTCGCCGTACGGCGGCACCACCGCGATCGTGCTGATCCCGCACGAGATCGTCGTACGCGAGGCCCCCGCCCCCGCCGAGGACGGCACCGAAGCGACCGAACCGCCCGTACGGACCTCGCTCGTGGCCGCACGGGTCGCCGCCGCCACGGCCGAGCCCGAGGCGGAGCCCGTACGGCAGGACACGGGCCGCACGCCGGAGGAGCGGCCCGTCGCGAGCGGGCGGACCGCCGACGCCGCCAAGGGCGGGAACGGGACACGGCCGACCGCGGCCGGAAAGCCCCTGGCCGCCAAGAAGGGTGGCCTGATGCCGTTGCCCCGCCGGATTCCGCAGACCAGTCTGGCCGCAGAGCTGAAGGAGGAGGCGGGACCCTGCCCCGACGGCGACGCCGACGACTTCACGGCCGAGCGCGCGGCGTCCTCGCTCGCCGGATTCCAGCGCGGAACGCTCCAGGCGCGTGACGACGACGCGGAACCCGAGTACGCATCAGGGGAGGAATCCACATCCGAAGACCCAGGAGACCGAGTCCCCGCCTCCGGCACCTGA